Proteins encoded within one genomic window of Platichthys flesus chromosome 17, fPlaFle2.1, whole genome shotgun sequence:
- the paqr7a gene encoding progestin and adipoQ receptor family member VII, a, whose protein sequence is MATIVMDRIGRVFISLQQIRQVPRMLTEAAPSMPGTMRDNEVPAYFRDHNICTGYRPLNQNWRYYFLSLFQRHNETINIWTHMLAFLVLLVKLQQLVETVDFVGDPQSWPLLILILSSLSYTGFSVLAHMLGGKSELCHYVFFYLDYVGVAQYQYGSAVVHFYYAVDESFHKHVHGIFMPVASVLSCLSCLGCCYGKYFNHSRPTWVRKVCQVLPSTIAYMWDSSPVAMRLFSWSSASSDSAVLYHFGQVVFFLSCSFFFTVPLFERCFPGRCDFVGQSHQIFHVFLSCCTLCQIHASQLDYVGRRELYSRLHGSGEVALFAGLYGVTFVVCALISAVMMRKVKRVLDLKNKSK, encoded by the coding sequence ATGGCGACCATTGTGATGGATAGAATTGGGCGTGTGTTCATCAGCCTGCAGCAGATCAGGCAGGTCCCCCGGATGCTGACTGAGGCTGCGCCCTCCATGCCCGGCACCATGAGAGACAACGAGGTTCCCGCCTACTTTCGGGATCACAATATCTGCACAGGCTACCGGCCGCTCAACCAGAACTGGCGCTACTACTTCCTGTCCTTGTTCCAGCGCCACAATGAGACAATCAACATCTGGACTCACATGCTGGCGTTTTTAGTTTTACTGGTCAAGttgcagcagctggtggagactgtGGACTTTGTTGGCGATCCTCAATCGTGGCCTCTATTGATTCTCATCCTGTCGTCTTTGAGCTACACTGGCTTCAGCGTACTAGCTCACATGCTGGGTGGGAAGTCTGAGCTATGCCACTACGTTTTCTTCTACCTGGACTATGTCGGGGTAGCACAGTACCAGTATGGCAGTGCTGTGGTTCACTTTTATTATGCTGTGGATGAGAGCTTTCACAAACACGTGCATGGGATCTTCATGCCTGTCGCCAGCGTCTTAAGCTGTTTGTCATGCCTGGGGTGCTGTTATGGCAAATACTTCAACCACAGCCGACCAACCTGGGTGCGTAAGGTGTGCCAGGTGCTGCCCTCGACGATTGCCTACATGTGGGACAGCAGTCCAGTGGCTATGAGACTCTTTTCCTGGTCCTCAGCCAGCAGTGACTCAGCCGTTCTCTACCACTTTGGCCAGGTTGTGTTCTTCCTCAGCTGTTCCTTCTTTTTTACCGTTCCCCTTTTCGAGCGTTGCTTCCCTGGACGCTGCGATTTTGTGGGACAGAGTCACCAGATTTTCCACgtttttctctcctgctgcacCCTGTGTCAGATTCATGCCTCGCAGCTCGACTACGTGGGCCGCAGGGAGCTGTACTCACGTTTGCATGGCAGTGGTGAGGTGGCTCTCTTTGCGGGCCTCTACGGGGTCACTTTTGTTGTGTGCGCGCTGATTAGTGCCGTCATGATGAGGAAAGTTAAACGAGTGCTTGACTTGAAGAACAAGTCCAAATAA
- the LOC133972618 gene encoding uncharacterized protein LOC133972618 codes for MTCANCLKTFLLICLFQAEHVRCLWATQAQGSQRQSGSAYDGFSRQDSGRRRDGGSDPRNKFRQASVSPRSAQSSAFNPEPAVRNGYDQGFSSSGHTQTVSQQAHIGYASVRLVGSSSVSNPNWKMIEPKRVNAQSVPKTQFLGRSYSVASGSALRKHSQNQYPLSDRTQQGTQPTNQHLSRNSASAQSPTFSAQAGYPPSSQSSRLFSAGAPVPEHGPVRTHTSATVRGRRVSSQSKAAASQPSSFSIPQNERIRNDPSQPDQFKSKLFTVTGGSAQGEYPPSAFAPRSLEGSQGLNYDPSHTWPASSLWNTRNQGKGGLHATGRSSQLFAPTITHSIPTRFGGSPIRRLTGPTDQKQDVQTPQLKYTAPSQQTAAYNPQGQSVQPERKWKRVSRLLQ; via the exons ATGACTTGTGCAAATTGTTTGAA GACCTTCttgctgatttgtttgtttcaagcaGAGCATGTTCGCTGTTTATGGGCCACACAAG CTCAGGGCTCCCAGAGACAAAGCGGCAGCGCATATGATGGGTTCTCGCGACAGGACAGTGGTCGAAGAAGAGATGGTGGCAGCGATCCCCGGAATAAATTCAGACAGGCCTCCGTTTCTCCACGCTCGGCCCAGAGCAGTGCCTTCAATCCAGAGCCTGCTGTTCGCAATGGTTATGATCAGGGGTTTTCCAGCAGTggccacacacaaactgtttcaCAGCAAGCTCACATTGGCTACGCTTCGGTCCGGTTAGTGGGGAGCAGCTCTGTATCAAATCCCAATTGGAAAATGATAGAACCCAAGCGGGTAAATGCTCAAAGTGTCCCGAAAACGCAGTTCTTGGGCCGTTCTTATTCTGTCGCTAGTGGAAGTGCTTTGAGAAAGCACAGTCAAAACCAGTATCCCCTCAGTGATAGAACTCAGCAGGGTACACAACCTACTAACCAACATCTGTCCAGAAATTCTGCATCTGCGCAGAGTCCAACCTTCTCTGCACAAGCGGGCTACCCTCCATCTTCACAGTCTTCGAGACTGTTTAGTGCAGGAGCTCCTGTGCCAGAACACGGCCCTGTACGGACGCACACCTCAGCCACCGTCCGTGGTCGACGAGTGTCTTCACAGTCtaaagctgcagcttctcaacCCTCTAGTTTTTCAATCCCTCAAAATGAGAGAATCAGAAATGACCCCAGCCAGCCCGATCAGTTCAAGAGCAAGCTGTTTACTGTGACCGGAGGATCTGCCCAAGGAGAGTATCCCCCGTCTGCATTTGCGCCACGCAGTCTAGAAGGGAGCCAGGGCTTGAACTATGACCCCAGCCACACCTGGCCTGCATCGTCGCTGTGGAACACCAGAAACCAGGGAAAAGGAGGCCTCCATGCCACAGGGCGCTCATCTCAGCTCTTCGCCCCGACCATAACCCACAGCATCCCAACTCGCTTCGGCGGCTCGCCCATCAGGAGGCTGACGGGGCCAACTGACCAGAAGCAAGATGTCCAGACACCACAGCTGAAATACACGGCTCCCTCACAGCAGACTGCGGCCTACAATCCACAGGGTCAGAGTGTTCAACCAGAGAGAAAATGGAAGAGGGTCAGCAGGCTGCTTCAGTGA
- the tpbga gene encoding trophoblast glycoprotein a produces the protein MLDPDRCVFFLSFLFFFSSAALLCSVHASCPPRCECSEAAHTVKCVSKDLRSVPEGIPGYTRNLFVTGNQITRIGPESFRGLENVTNLSLSNNRISEVESNTFAGLRSLRSLDLSNNQLAIIHPEAFTVLNQSLQELNLSRALYNHSTVMDLATSFRWSSLGNLQGLDLSHNSLIYLPSRIFSHLNSLRRLLLSNNSLVAIHNSTLAGLERLEELDLTLNALKTFPEEGLRELDSLPRVALLLEENPFTCTCGIEPFALWLNRSQGRIRNADSLVCSFPTSMRNTSMLAVGTMTLGCQQRDAGADLALQTSYVFLGLVLGFIGLIFLFVLYLNRKGIKKRIYDMRDAFREVLEGYHYRFEIDSDPRISQISTGADV, from the exons ATGCTGGATCCGGACCGGTgcgtcttcttcctctccttcctcttcttcttctcctccgctgctctcctctgctccGTCCACGCGTCGTGTCCTCCACGCTGCGAGTGCTCGGAGGCGGCTCACACGGTGAAGTGCGTCTCCAAGGACCTGCGGAGTGTCCCGGAGGGGATCCCCGGATACACGCGGAATCTGTTCGTCACCGGGAATCAGATCACTCGCATTGGACCAGAGTCGTTCAGAGGACTGGAGAACGTCACCAACTTGTCTCTGAGTAACAACAG AATATCTGAGGTGGAGTCCAACACGTTTGCCGGACTCCGCAGCCTTCGCTCTCTGGACCTGAGCAACAACCAGCTGGCGATCATTCACCCCGAGGCATTCACCGTCCTGAACCAGTCTCTGCAGGAGCTGAACCTGAGCCGGGCCCTCTACAACCATTCCACAGTGATGGACCTGGCCACGTCGTTCCGCTGGAGCTCCCTGGGGAACCTTCAGGGACTGGACCTGTCCCACAATAGCCTCATCTATTTGCCCTCGCGCATCTTCTCGCACCTGAACAGCCTCCGACGGCTCCTGTTGTCCAACAACTCCCTGGTGGCCATCCACAACTCCACCCTCGCAGGTCTGGAgcgcctggaggagctggacctcACGCTCAACGCCCTCAAGACGTTTCCAGAGGAGGGCCTGCGAGAGCTGGACTCCCTGCCCCGAGTGGCCCTCCTGCTGGAAGAGAACCCCTTCACGTGCACATGTGGAATTGAACCCTTCGCGTTGTGGCTCAACAGATCCCAGGGGCGGATTAGGAACGCTGATAGTCTAGTGTGCTCCTTCCCAACCAGCATGAGAAACACGTCCATGCTCGCCGTGGGCACGATGACTCTTGGATGCCAACAGAGAGACGCAGGGGCCGACCTTGCTTTGCAGACCTCCTACGTGTTCTTGGGTTTAGTCCTGGGCTTCATTGGCCTCATCTTCCTATTTGTACTCTATCTCAACCGCAAGGGCATCAAGAAGCGGATCTACGACATGCGAGATGCTTTCAGGGAGGTGTTGGAAGGCTACCACTACCGCTTTGAGATCGATTCTGACCCCCGGATATCACAGATCTCCACGGGCGCTGACGTGTGA